The DNA segment GGTACAGGACGTACGTCGAAGCGAGATCCGTATTCAGCGCTTCGACGATCTGTTCGGCCTTTCCCTGTTCCAGACGGAGGCGGTTCTCATCGACGGTCCCTGCCTGTTGGCGGACTTCTTCTTGGGTGCTCATTGCGTTCGATCGTATGGACGGAACCCCCTTATAGGTTTCTGATTTAGAAACGAGTTTTCGCAAAACGGAAATTGAAATTCCAAATGGCGGAAACACTTGCGTCAGTCTATGACACTCGCGACGAACGGCTGACGGTCGAAACAGAGTGAAAAACAGTCACCTGATCGCAATTGCGATCCTGGGTGGCGGGAAAATGCGGCTACTCGTCGGCTGTCGAACCGTACCGCTCGGGATACGCCTCGGCAAGCAGTTCCGGCTGGTCGTTCAGCCGCGTCCGGATCGGATCGATCACGTCGGAGATGTACTCACCGGCGGCGTTTTTGAGGTCTTGCGGGTGCAGTTCCTCTTCGAGGAAGTCGGCTTCGAGGTCCTCGTAGCTGTCATAGACCAGGTCACCGCCGTATTTGTCGGGGCGTTCGACCACGAACGACTCACCGCGCTGGCCGAGAATCGGGAAGACGAGATGCTGGACGTACTCCAGGACCCCGTTGTCCTCGACCTCGCCCATCGGACAGTAGGCGCCGTCCAGTTTCTCGGCGACGTCCTCGGGAGAGTCGTTCAGATTGACTTTCGAAGCCGCGTCGGAGGCACTCATCTTCCCGCCCGACAGGCCCGATAGCAGCGGCGCGAACAGACAGATCGGCGCGTCGCCACCGTGATCGGGCAGAATCTCCCGGGAGAGCATGTAGATGCCACGCTGGTCGACCCCGCCGTACGCGATGTCGGCGTCCAGCGCATCCACGTCCAGCGTCTGCATCAGCGGGTACAGCAGGCCGCCGAGCTTCGGCGAGTCGGACTCGCGGACGACTTCGCTGGCGGCGCGCTTGGCACGGGAAATCGTCGTCTCGGCGGCCATCCGGAGCAACTCCAGGGAGTACTCCTCGTCGAGTTCGAACTCGCGACCGCGGACGAACTCGATCCGGTCGGGATCGGCTCCGGCGGCGTCGATCATCGCCCGGATAGTTTCCTCGTAGTAGGTCGAACGGGCCGCAAGCAGATCGAAGGGGCTCTTCTCGTCGTCGAGATGCGCGTGCAGGTCGGCGATCAGGACGGTCACGTCCAGTCCGGCCTCGACGAAGTCGGCGAGTTTGCGCATCGTCGTGAAGTGGCCGATGTGCATCTCGCCGGTCGGAGCGTAGCCGATGTACGCTCGCGGCTGATCGCGTTCCTCGAACAGCGCCTGTAGTTCCTCCTCAGTGACGACCTCCTGAGTGTGGCGGGTCGTCAGTTCCAGTTGCTCGTCGACGTCCATACCCAACGTTGCCCTGTCGCCCGGTAAAACGGTTGTTATCGGGATCCGAAATCTGGAACAGGTATTTGCTGATCCGACTGCAACGTGGAGCGTGCACAGGCGGAACAAGGCGACTACCCCGGGGTTGAAGCCGATCACACACAACGTTAATACAATTGAGTGCGAATAATTCGCAATGAGTCCGATGGAATGCTACCCGACACTCAGAGAACGCGGGCAAGTCACGATACCAGAAGAGGTCCGAAAGGGACTTAATCTGGAAGAAGGCGACCAGTTGAAACTTACCGTCGAAAAGATCGATTAACAACAATGAAACACACGCTTCGCTTCCGTGCGTACCTGCCCGACGACGTGGCCAGCGAAGCGTGGCGTCATATCGATATTCTCAGACAGATTCGCAATCACGCTGTCCGAGACTACTATAACTCGGACTACAACGACCGGCCATCCGATTACGACCAACACAGCAAACTCAAAGAGTGGACAGACCAGTGGCCGACCTTTGCCGAACCCTCTCAACACGCCGCACAACAAGCCATCAGCCGGATTCACAGCGATTTGGAAACGCTTCAAGAACGCCGAAACGAAGGCTACGATGTTGGGCGGTTGCGGTGGCAGGGTGCAGGCGAATTTCGGTCGGTGTCGTACAATCAGTCCAGTCGCTTCAACGTGGATCACAACACGGGCGACGACCGGTTCGTGCGACTCCGACTCGAAAAGATTGGCTGGTTCAAAATTCGATCAGAACGTGACGTGCCACCAGCAGAGGACATTGACGAGGTTATCCTGAAAAAAGAGACAACGGGTGAGTGGTACGTCTCACTGGTGACTACCATAGAAGACACACCAGAGAAACCGCCACTCAGTGAGATTGAACTAGAAGACTGTGTGGGTGTTGACCTTGGCATCACCAGCTACATCCACACATCCGAAAACCTGTCTGTGGATACGCTTGACCTGTCGGATGAGTACGACTGCTATGCACGCGAGCAGCGAAAACTCGACCGGAAAGAACACGGCTCTGCCAACTGGGAGAGGCAACGCCGGAAAGTAGCCCAAGCGAAACGAAAAATCAAGCGGAGGGTGCGAGACTACCAGCACAAGCTCACGACGTGGTTGGTCACAGAGTATGACGTCGTGGCCGTCGAAGACTTGAACGTGAAGCCAATGCTGGAAACCACCCAGAACGGCAAAAACAAGCAAGATGCCGCGTGGTCACGATTTATCGAGCTTCTGGAGTACAAGGCTGACCTACACGGAACGCACGTCGAAAAGGTGAAGCCAGAAGGAACGACGAAAGAGTGCGCTGTGTGTGGGGTCGAGACAAATAAGCCGATTTGGGTGCGGGAGCACTCCTGTCCTGCGTGTGGGCATACAGACGACCGCGACCTCAACGCAGCGAAGAATATTCTCAGCCGAGGACTCAAGCAGTTAGGGGCGGGACGCTCCGAATCAACGCCTGTGCAGACTGCGCTCCCTACGTTCACACCTCAGCGAGAGGTTGTGGATGCAAAGCGCGTCGTTGAAGCAGGAAGCCCCGGGGTCGTACGGAAGACATCGTCTTCCGTGATGACGAGAGACGGAGCCTCTCGAACCACTTGACCCCGGGGTGGGTTCACGTCTGCGAGAGCGACTGGGAGCTGATCGAGGAGCTCGTGCTGGACGTGGGAGTTCTGCCGCTCTCGCGGTGTAACGCCGCACGGGCGAGCTTCGACCTTCGGGCTGACTTCGAGGCGCTGTTGAACGATGTCCGAGACGAGCCCGACCAGCAGCCGCTGGAGGCGGAGATGCTATCGGCTGCCGAGGACGCGATTCGGGCGTACAAGCGCGGCGAAAACGTCGGTACTCAGCGACTCGTCCAGGCCCGGATCGTCAAGTGGGCGCTTGCGGAACTCGACGACTAGGGACGTGCATCGGCTGCTCAGTCCTATCAGACACATTACTATTGGAAAAAAGCTTGTAGGTTGCCACCGAAAGGCATGTATGGACGCAATTGTCCTCGCTGGCGGGTTCGCGACCAGGCTCTGGCCGATCACGCGCAACCGTCCGAAGATGTTTCTCCCGATTGGGGAAACGACGGTCATCGATCGGATATTCAGGGAACTCGAAGACGACGACCGCATCGATGACGTGTACGTCTCGACGAACGAGGAGTTCGCGGACGTCTTCAGGAAGCACCTGGAGGAGTCGCCCTTCGAGAAGCCGCGGTTGTCGGTCGAAGAGGCCCGCGAGGAAGACGAGAAGTTCGGCGTCGTCGGCGCGCTCGGCGAGCTGGTCGAGCGTGAGGGAATCGACAGCGATACGCTCGTGATCGCGGGCGACAACCTCATCAGCTTCTCGCTGTCGGAGTTCATCGACACGTTCGAGGACAACGACGCGACGACGATCGCCGCCTACGACGTCGGGAACCTCGAGCGGGCGACCCAGTACGGCGTGATCGACGTCGAGGACGACCGCGTCGTCGCCTTCGAGGAAAAGCCCGACGACCCGCCGAGCACGCTCGTCTCGATCGCCTGCTACGCGTTCCCTGCGAACGCGATCGGGCTGTTCGAGACGTACCTCTCGGGGGAGAACAACCCCGACGAACCCGGCTGGTTCATCCAGTGGCTGCTCGAACGCAGCCCCGTCTACGCTTACACCTTCGAGGACGCGTGGTTCGATATCGGGACGCCCGACGCGTATCTCGACACCGTCGAGTGGTACCTCGACGGCGGAACGCTCGTCCACCCATCGGCGACCGTCGAGAACAGCGATCTGGGGCAGAACGTCCACGTCATGGAGGGTGCGGAGGTGATCGACGCCTCGCTCGAACGGGCGGTCGTCTTCCCGAACGCGCGGATCAAGGACTGTCGGATCTACTCATCGATCATCGACGAGAACACCGAACTGGAGGAAGTCAACCTCTCGGAGGCACAGATCGGCGCACATACCTCGCTCGCACAGCAGCAGTCGCCGCCGGCCGAGTGGATCTGGGAACAGAACCGGGATTCGGAGTGACGACCGATGAGCGAGTCCGATTCCACCGACGACGATCCGCGGATGGCCTTCGACGTTGAGGTGAGGGCCGACCGAACGATCCTGACGATCGAGGCAGTGCGCGACGCGGCCGTCATCGTCCGCTCCGAAGCGGGCGAGCGGATCTATCTCCCGCCCGAGGAGTTCGACACGGAGTCGAAGACGACCAGCCCCTACAGTACGAGCCCGTACAGTGCAACGTCAGAGACCGAAGACGACGCGGACGCAGACGACGATATGCCGTCACCGTACAGCAAGACCACGGACGACGCGCCCGCCGACGGTCCGGAATACGGCCGAACCCGCACGCCCCAGGGCATCCGGATCGTCCATCCTGATCCGGTGACGGACGTTCGCATCGTTCGGTAACGAGTGGGACCGCCCAGTGACGGCTGGCTGACTCCGCTACGCCTCCTCGAGAATCTCCCGGTAGAACGCCTCGTGGTCGTCGGCGACGTCGCCCCAGGTTCGCGTCTCGTACTCGATCGGGCCATCCATCGCGAGTCCGCGCTGGATCCCGCCCGCGACCGCTCGCGAGTCGGGCGTCACCTGGACAAGCACGTCATCAGGGAGGATCTCGGCGGCCCCGCAGTCGGTCGTGACGACCCGGGTGTCGACTGAGAGGGCCTCGACGATCGTGATTCCGAACGGCTCCGCCAGCGACGGCGAGACGAACAGGTCCGCACTGGCGTAGTAGTCGGCCAGTTCCTCCTCCGGGACGTACCCGACGAACTGGACCTGGTCTTCGATGTCCAGCGCGTCGGCGAAGCGTTTGAGCTGATCGGTCAAGTGCCCGGTCCCACCGACGACGAGCGTGATGTCCTCGCGACTGAGACGCTCGACTGCGGCCAGTAGATACGACAGCCCCTTCTGGTGGGTGTGTCGCCCGACGAAAAACAGCATCTCCCCGTCGATGCCCAGTTCGGCCTTGACGTCTCGGCCGGTCGGCGTCACCGACGGGAAGCCGTTGTGGATGACGTGTGCGTCCCCGCCGTGGTGCTCGGCGATCCGCTCGCGGGTGACGTTGCTCACAGTGAGTAGGTGATCGGCCTCGTCGACGATCCGTTGTTCGGCCTCGAGTTCCTGCGGTGGCGGGTCGAGGTTGCGCTCGATCGACAGCGAGTGAAACGTCGTTACCCAGGGGATGTCGTGTGCCTGCTGGGCGCTCGCGCCGGGTCGGTAGCCGAACCAGTCGTTCGTGTGGACGATGTCCGCGTCGCTCGCCAGCCGGACGAACTCTTCTTCCATCTGGTGGACCCGAGTGATGAGATCACCGGAGCCGGTCTCGATGCCGTGGACGTTCTCCCGATCGCCGGGGTCGAACTCCGCGGGCAACGCGATCTGCATATCGACGGTCTCGCGGCCCTCGAAGACCTCAAATAACTCGGCGATTGCGGTGTCCAGCCCGCCGGTAATCTTCGGGGGGAATCCCCAGCCCAGGTGTAGCACTGTCGGGGCCATACGTCGTCACCGCCTCACCACTGAGGATGTGATGTGCATACGTGTCAAGATGTGTGGGGCCCGGTTAAGACTAGCGGCGCAAAACAGGCAATACGAAATCGAGATCCCGGTACCTCTCGCCCTATTCGCCGATCAGGAGATCGACGTCAGCGTGATCTTCGAGCAGTTTTTCCATGCGATCGACCGTTTCCGGGTTCCGAGTCGGGCCGCTCTGGAGGACGTCTTCGGCACGGTCGATCGCCATGCGAGTATCGGACTGCAACAGCAACACGGGGACGCCGCGCTTCTCGGCCTCGCCGAGAACGGCACCGGTCGGGCGGAAGCCGCCCCCGAGGATGATGCACTTGATGCCGGACGCCTGCAGCGCCGCGGTGACGATCTCCGAGCGGTCGCCGCCGGTGATCATCGCGGCGTTCTGGGTGCGCCGGAACTGCGTGAGCGCGCCCTCGGCGGACATCGCGCCGACGGAGAACCGCTCGATGAACACGTCCGTCGAGACGTCGGTCGTCAGCACTTCCGCGCCGAGGCGCTCGGCGAGTTCGCCGACGGTCATCCCGGCCAGTTCCTTGACGCGAGGCATGACGCCCAACACGTCGATCCCGCGGCTCTCCAGGAACGGGACCACGTCGGTCGTCAACTGGTCGAGTTCGCTGTCCGGCACGGCGTTGAACAGCACGCCGGCGAAGTTGTCACCGATCTGCTCGGCCGCGGCGATAATCTCGTCGACATCGTCGGCCTCGTCGTAGCGGGACAGCAACACGACGTTCGCGCCGATCATCTCTGCGATCTCGGGATCGGTGAGATCGACGATCCCACCGGTCGAGAGGCGATCGGTCCCCTCGACGACCATCAGGTCGCGATCCTCGGCCAGTTTCTCGTAGTTCTCGAGGACGCGCTCGCGAAGCTCCTCGGGCTGCTCTCGCCCGCGGATGGCCTCCTCGATGAACGTCGGCGTGTAGACGATCGGTTCGAGTTCGTGCATCTCGGCATCGAGGTCCAGCAACTCGCGCGCGAGCATCGGGTCCTCGTCGCGGGTCTTGCCGGTCGCGCTCTGCAGGCGCGTGCCTTTGGGCTTCATGTAACCGACGCTGTGGCCCGCTGCCTTGGCTAGCTGGGCGATTCCGAGGCTGACGGCCGTCTTGCCGGTCGCCGCTTCCGTGGAGGTGACAACTATTGGGTCCATAATGTAATCCGTGTGTGTGAATCGTTATAGTTCTTCGTCTATCTGTAACTCATTATAGCTCTTCGTGGTCGATCGTCGCGCGGATGTCGACGGCCTCGACGCCGTCGGGTGTCGCGACCAGCGGATTGATATCCAGCTCCAGGATCTGTGGGAAGTCTGTCACGAGCTGTGAGATCCG comes from the Halapricum desulfuricans genome and includes:
- a CDS encoding DUF7510 family protein, giving the protein MSESDSTDDDPRMAFDVEVRADRTILTIEAVRDAAVIVRSEAGERIYLPPEEFDTESKTTSPYSTSPYSATSETEDDADADDDMPSPYSKTTDDAPADGPEYGRTRTPQGIRIVHPDPVTDVRIVR
- a CDS encoding tyrosine--tRNA ligase, which codes for MDVDEQLELTTRHTQEVVTEEELQALFEERDQPRAYIGYAPTGEMHIGHFTTMRKLADFVEAGLDVTVLIADLHAHLDDEKSPFDLLAARSTYYEETIRAMIDAAGADPDRIEFVRGREFELDEEYSLELLRMAAETTISRAKRAASEVVRESDSPKLGGLLYPLMQTLDVDALDADIAYGGVDQRGIYMLSREILPDHGGDAPICLFAPLLSGLSGGKMSASDAASKVNLNDSPEDVAEKLDGAYCPMGEVEDNGVLEYVQHLVFPILGQRGESFVVERPDKYGGDLVYDSYEDLEADFLEEELHPQDLKNAAGEYISDVIDPIRTRLNDQPELLAEAYPERYGSTADE
- a CDS encoding RNA-guided endonuclease InsQ/TnpB family protein, with protein sequence MKHTLRFRAYLPDDVASEAWRHIDILRQIRNHAVRDYYNSDYNDRPSDYDQHSKLKEWTDQWPTFAEPSQHAAQQAISRIHSDLETLQERRNEGYDVGRLRWQGAGEFRSVSYNQSSRFNVDHNTGDDRFVRLRLEKIGWFKIRSERDVPPAEDIDEVILKKETTGEWYVSLVTTIEDTPEKPPLSEIELEDCVGVDLGITSYIHTSENLSVDTLDLSDEYDCYAREQRKLDRKEHGSANWERQRRKVAQAKRKIKRRVRDYQHKLTTWLVTEYDVVAVEDLNVKPMLETTQNGKNKQDAAWSRFIELLEYKADLHGTHVEKVKPEGTTKECAVCGVETNKPIWVREHSCPACGHTDDRDLNAAKNILSRGLKQLGAGRSESTPVQTALPTFTPQREVVDAKRVVEAGSPGVVRKTSSSVMTRDGASRTT
- a CDS encoding sugar phosphate nucleotidyltransferase, translating into MDAIVLAGGFATRLWPITRNRPKMFLPIGETTVIDRIFRELEDDDRIDDVYVSTNEEFADVFRKHLEESPFEKPRLSVEEAREEDEKFGVVGALGELVEREGIDSDTLVIAGDNLISFSLSEFIDTFEDNDATTIAAYDVGNLERATQYGVIDVEDDRVVAFEEKPDDPPSTLVSIACYAFPANAIGLFETYLSGENNPDEPGWFIQWLLERSPVYAYTFEDAWFDIGTPDAYLDTVEWYLDGGTLVHPSATVENSDLGQNVHVMEGAEVIDASLERAVVFPNARIKDCRIYSSIIDENTELEEVNLSEAQIGAHTSLAQQQSPPAEWIWEQNRDSE
- a CDS encoding phosphotransacetylase family protein, with translation MDPIVVTSTEAATGKTAVSLGIAQLAKAAGHSVGYMKPKGTRLQSATGKTRDEDPMLARELLDLDAEMHELEPIVYTPTFIEEAIRGREQPEELRERVLENYEKLAEDRDLMVVEGTDRLSTGGIVDLTDPEIAEMIGANVVLLSRYDEADDVDEIIAAAEQIGDNFAGVLFNAVPDSELDQLTTDVVPFLESRGIDVLGVMPRVKELAGMTVGELAERLGAEVLTTDVSTDVFIERFSVGAMSAEGALTQFRRTQNAAMITGGDRSEIVTAALQASGIKCIILGGGFRPTGAVLGEAEKRGVPVLLLQSDTRMAIDRAEDVLQSGPTRNPETVDRMEKLLEDHADVDLLIGE
- a CDS encoding AbrB/MazE/SpoVT family DNA-binding domain-containing protein, which codes for MSPMECYPTLRERGQVTIPEEVRKGLNLEEGDQLKLTVEKID
- a CDS encoding cytochrome P450, with protein sequence MTPGWVHVCESDWELIEELVLDVGVLPLSRCNAARASFDLRADFEALLNDVRDEPDQQPLEAEMLSAAEDAIRAYKRGENVGTQRLVQARIVKWALAELDD
- a CDS encoding glycosyltransferase family 4 protein, translating into MAPTVLHLGWGFPPKITGGLDTAIAELFEVFEGRETVDMQIALPAEFDPGDRENVHGIETGSGDLITRVHQMEEEFVRLASDADIVHTNDWFGYRPGASAQQAHDIPWVTTFHSLSIERNLDPPPQELEAEQRIVDEADHLLTVSNVTRERIAEHHGGDAHVIHNGFPSVTPTGRDVKAELGIDGEMLFFVGRHTHQKGLSYLLAAVERLSREDITLVVGGTGHLTDQLKRFADALDIEDQVQFVGYVPEEELADYYASADLFVSPSLAEPFGITIVEALSVDTRVVTTDCGAAEILPDDVLVQVTPDSRAVAGGIQRGLAMDGPIEYETRTWGDVADDHEAFYREILEEA